From the genome of Gemmatimonadota bacterium:
AAGCGCGTGGAAAATGTCCATTCCCCATCGTCGATAATGTCGAGTGTGGCTGTGCCGTTGGCAAGGTCGAGGGCTGTTTCGAGTGAGTCCGCGAGGCGCGCGGCCATGTTCGTGCGCACGACGAGGCGGTCGATGACGGCTTCGATGTTGTGCGCTGTGTTTTTATCGAGAACGATATCGCTATCCAGTGATAGAACTTCGCCATTGACGCGCACCCTGAGATAGCCTTCCTTGCGCAACTGGTTAAAAACACTCAGGTGGGTGCCTCTGGTATTTCGGATCAGGGGCGCGAGGATCTGAAGGCGTTGTCCTTCGGGCAGTGCGAGTACGCGATCGACAATTTGCGCGACGCTCTGGCGCACAATGGGCTGGCTGCATATCGGACAATGCGGCGTGCCTATTCTGGCGAATAAGAGACGCAAATAGTCATAGACTTCGGTTATGGTGCCGACTGTTGAACGCGGTGTGCGGGGGATGCCGCGTTGTTGGATTGCCACAGCAGGTGAGAGACCTTCTATGCTGTCGGCATCGGGTTTGTCCATGAGATCGAGAAATTGTCGCGCATAAGCGGATAGCGATTCCACATAACGGCGTTGTCCTTCGGCGTAGATGGTGTCGAAGGCCAGGGACGATTTGCCCGACCCTGAGGGTCCGGTGATGACGACGAGGCAGTTGCGCGGTATGTCCAGATCGATGTTTTTGAGGTTGTGCTGACGCGCACCTCTGATGGTGATTGTATCGCTCATAGGTGTGATGATAAAAAATTCAGGCACTTAAAGTTTAAGTGCCTGAAAAATAAAGTGCGGCAGAGAGGACTCGAACCCCCAACCCTCTGGTCCGAAGCCAGATGCTCTGTCCAATTGAGCTACTGCCGCTGTGCGGATAATATACGGATTGTGATCGTGTTTTGCAAGCGGAGGAATTAGCTTGACAGGATACAGTGAGAGGTGTAATTAAGATGTTGTCTCGAAATTCTATTTGTCTTCTCACGGAGGTGTAATTTGAATACGCGTTCAAAAACGCTATTTGACGCAGCACAACAGGTGATTCCCGGCGGTGTGAATAGTCCCGCAAGAGCATTTGGCCCCGTAGGTGGTGATCCGCTCTTTATTGTGAAAGGAGAGGGGGCGCGAATTGTCGATGCCGATGGAAAATCTTATATCGATTTTGTGGGGTCCTGGGGACCGCTTATTTTGGGCCATGCACATCCGGAAATTGTCGCGGCTGTGAATGCAGCGGCTGCTGGGGGCACGAGTTTTGGCGCGCCGACAGAAATCGAAGTGAAGATGGCCCAATTGGTCACTGAAATGGTGCCGAGCGTGGAAATGGTGCGGATGGTAAATTCGGGTACCGAAGCCACGATGTCGGCTATTCGGCTGGCTCGCGGACACACGGGGCGAAACAAAATTGTCAAATTTGAGGGATGCTGGCACGGGCATGCCGATAGTTTTCTGATTCAGGCGGGGTCTTCAGCACTTACGATGGGCGCGCCGAGCAGTCCGGGGGTTACACCTGGAACTGCAGCGGATTCGATTACTGTGCCTTTTAATGATCTGGAAGCTGTTGAAAAAGCCGTTGTGGAAAATAGGGATGAGATCGCCGCTGTTATTGTTGAGCCTATGGCTGGCAATATGGGAGTGATTCCGCCGGTGCCAGGGTTTTTGCAGGGTTTGCGAGATATAACGGCAGAAATGGGCATTGTGCTGATTTTTGACGAGGTCATCACAGGGTTTCGCGTCAGTCAGGGTGGTGCGCAGGAGCATTATGGGGTGACGCCTGACTTGACGACTCTGGGAAAGATTATTGGCGGTGGGCTACCCGTTGGTGCTTTTGGTGGCAGGCGAGAAATTATGTCAGATATTTCACCTCTGGGAAAAATGGTGTCGCAGGCTGGCACATTGTCGGGCAATCCCCTGGCTATGACAGCGGGATATGAGACACTCCGACGATTGCAAGAACCGGGTGTTTATGAGGTATTGGAGGCAAAAGCTCAGGCGCTGGAGACTGGTATTTCGGAAAACTTAAAAGCTCTGGGATTGAAATATCAGACCAATCGGGTGGGTTCGATAATGACCTTGTTTTTTACGGAAGTACCTGTGACGTCATTCGATGCCGCCAATGCGTGTGATCAGGATTTGTTCGCCCGATATTTTCGGGAGATGCTCAATCGAGGTGTTTATCTGGCTCCGTCGCAGTTTGAGGCTGCGTTTGTCTCTCTGGCTCATTCTGACGCGGATATTGACGAGACTATAAAGGCAAATTACGAAGCTCTGAAAGCATGTATCAATTAAAAAAAATACTGCCGGTACTTTTGCTTTTTTTATGTGGCTGTAGCTCGCCACATGGCGATTATCTTCGGCAATTGCGATCGGGGACGGTTGCTCAGCGCGTTGATGCGGCTGCCTTTTTGGGTGCACAGCGAGTTTTTGAGGCTGTTCCCCATTTGCGCGCTGCTTTGCGCGACTCTGTCGCATCTGTGCGCACAAAGGCCGCCTGGGCGTTGGGAATGTTGCGGGCGAAGGAGGCATTGCGCGATCTGATCCGAATGCTTGGAGACAAAGATCGGGATGTGCGCCAGATTGTTGCCTGGGCATTGATGCAAATTGAAGAGCCGGAAGCCATTTTAGCACTCGAACGCGCTATGGCGTCTGAATCCGATGCATGGGTAAAAAAAGATATGGAGCGGGCAGTGCGCTATTTGAAGCAGTTTGATGGCGAAGCAGATGTTGAAGAAGGTCGTGTGAGAGGGGAGTTTTTCTGAAAAGATTTGACATTTGAGGTTCTATTTTATATATTTCGCGCTCTGCACCCAAAATGGTGCAGAATTTTGCTTGACTTGCGAAAGTCGATTTGATAGATTTACTCTTCACCGGCACTTTGTAAGTCAAGAGTGCCTATTTTGTTCTTTGAAAATCAAATAACGTGCATGTGTTATTCAAAAGCTTGGTAGGTTCTCAAGGTTTCTTGGGAATTCAGTATTTGCAAAAAAAAGCCCATAATATATGGGCACTCTCATTTTTTCACGGAGAGTTTGATCCTGGCTCAGAACTAACGCTGGTGGCGTGTCTTAGTCATGCAAGTCGAACGAGAAAGCACCTTCGGGTGCGAGTAAAGTGGCGGACGGGTGAGTAACACGTGGGTAACCTGCCTTTGAGTGGGGAACAACCCCTCTAACGAGGGGCTAATACCGCATAATGCAGCGGCTCCGCATGGAGACAGTTGTTAAAGGGGCAGCTTCGGTTGTCTCGCTTGAAGATGGACCCGCGGTCCATTAGCTTGTTGGTGAGGTAACGGCTCACCAAGGCAACGATGGATAGCCGGCCTGAGAGGGTGTACGGCCACACTGGAACTGAGAAAGGTCCAGTCCCCTACGGGGGCCAGCAGTCTAGAAATTTGCGCAATGGGCGAAAGCCTGACGCAGCGACGCCACGTGGAGGATGAAGCCCTTAGGGGTGTAAACTCCTGTCAGAAGGGAAGAATGCAGGAAATAACTTTTCCTGTTTGACAGTACCTTCAGAGGAAGCCCCGGCTAACTTCGTGCCAGCAGCCGCGGTAATACGAAGGGGGCAAGCGTTGTTCGGATTTACTGGGCGTAAAGGGCGTGCAGGCGGACCGATAAGTCGTCTGTGAAATCTGTCGGCTCAACCAACAACTTGCAGTCGAAACTATCGGTCTTGAGTACAGGAGAGGAGAGCGGAATCTCAGGTGTAGCGGTGAAATGCGTAGATATCTGGGAGAACACCGGTGGCGAAGGCGGCTCTCTGGCCTGATACTGACGCTGAGGCGCGAAAGCTAGGGGAGCGAACGGGATTAGATACCCCGGTAGTCCTAGCTGTAAACGATGGGTACTAGGTGTTGGAGGTTTTGACCCCTCCAGTGCCGCAGCTAACGCATTAAGTACCCCGCCTGGGGAGTACGGTCGCAAGGCTGAAACTCAAAGGAATTGACGGGGACCCGCACAAGCGGTGGAGCATGTTCCTCAATTCGATGCAACGCGAAGAACCTTACCCGGGTTTGACATATACCGGACAGCCCTAGAGATAGGGTCTTCTTCGGACTGGTATACAGGTGCTGCATGGCTGTCGTCAGCTCGTGTCGTGAGATGTTGGGTTCAGTCCCGCAACGAGCGCAACCCCTATCCTTAGTTGCCAGCACGTCATGGTGGGAACTCTAAGGAGACTGCCTATGTTAAGTAGGAGGAAGGTGGGGATGACGTCAAGTCCTCATGGCCCTTACGCCCGGGGCTGGAAACGTGCTACAATGGCCGGTACAAAGGGCTGCAATACCGTGAGGTGGAGCTAATCCCAAAAAACCGGTCTCAGTTGGGATTGGAGTCTGCAACTCGACTCCATGAACGCGGAATCGCTAGTAATCGTGGATCAGCATGCCACGGTGAATACGTTCCCGGGTCTTGTACACACCGCCCGTCAAGTGATGAAAGCCGGGAATACTCGAAGTCAGTAGTCCAACCCTCGGGAGGACACTGCCGAAGGTAGGTCCGGTAATTGGCACTAAGTCGTAACAAGGTAGCCGTATCGGAAGGTGCGGCTGGATCACCTCCTTTCTAGGGAGACGCGATGTAAGGCTACAGGCGCTTACATCTACTCCTAAGGTCAATACCAGGTTTGGCATGTGCACGTTATTTGGTTTTTAAAGCCGGGATTTTTCCCGGCTTTTTAAGGCGGGCCTATAGCTCAGTTGGTTAGAGCGCGCGCCTGATAAGCGCGAGGTCAGTGGTTCAACTCCACTTAGGCCCACCAAATTACAAAATATTTGGGGATATAGCTCAGATGGGAGAGCGCCGGCTTTGCAAGCCGGAGGTCACCGGTTCGATCCCGGTTATCTCCACCAAAGTTGTATTTTTACAGAACTTTCGGGAATTTCCCGACTGCTCTTTGACAATTGAATATGAATTGGGTATAAATTCGCCAAACTGAAGTATGGATTCTTTGCAGAGCACAGTAGTGATCTGCTGAAAACTTGTTTTGGTCAAGCTAATAAGGGCATACGGTGGATGCCTTGGTACAGAGAGGCGATGAAGGACGTGGTAAGCTGCGATAAGCCTCGGGGAGGTGCAAACAACCTTTGATCCGAGGATTTCCGAATGGGGCAACCCGATGCGGGTCATGCCGCATCACCCCCGGGTGAATATATAGCTCGGGTGGGGCTAACGGGGTGAACTGAAACATCTAAGTAACCCCTGGAATAGAAAGCAACCGCGATTTCCTCAGTAGTGGCGAGCGAAAGGGAAATAGCCCAAACCGGTTCGCATGTTAAAACCTGCATGTGTTGTGCGACCGGGGTTGTGGGGTGAGATCTGATAGAGATGCAGATCTGTCAGGGAGTTACAAATTTGCAATGTAGCCAAACAGTTCTGGAAAGTCTGGCCGCAGAAGGTGAAAGCCCTGTAGGCGAAACATTGCAAACTCCTGTGATCTCATTCCCGAGTACTGCGGGACACGTGAAATCCTGTAGGAATCTGGGAGGACCACCTCCCAAGGCTAAATACTCCTCTGTGACCGATAGTGAACTAGTACCGTGAGGGAAAGGTGAAAAGTACTCCTGAATGGAGAGTGAAATAGAACCTGAAACCGTTTGCTTACAAGCGGTCGGAGGACAAACCGCGATCTTCGGATCTCGGGGAGTCTGACGGCGTGCCTTTTGCATAATGAGCCGGTGAGTTACTCCTGAGTTGCAAGGTTAACCTACTTTGTAGGGAAGCCGTAGCGAAAGCGAGTCTGAATAGGGCGATACAGTAGCTTGGGGTAGACCCGAAGCCAGGTGATCTACCCATGGCCAGGATGAAGCGTGATTAACCTCACGTGGAGGTCCGAACCCACCAATGTTGAAAAATTGGGGGATGAGCTGTGGGTAGGGGTGAAAGGCCAATCAAACCTGGAGATAGCTGGTTCTCCTCGAAATAGCTTTTGGGCTAGCCTCTTGTTATAGAGTGGCGGAGGTAGAGCACTGGATAGGCTCGGGGGCTTCACCGCTTACCAACCCTAACCAAACTCCGAATGCCGCACACTTGTTCCAAGGGAGTCAGCGCATGGGGGATAAGCTTCATGTGCGAGAGGGAAACAACCCAGACCACCAGCTAAGGTCCCTAAGTACAGGCTAAGTGATAAAGGATGTGGGAGTGCGTAGACAGCCAGGATGTTGGCTTAGAAGCAGCCATTCATTTAAAGAGTGCGTAACAGCTCACTGGTCAAGTGAACCTGCGCCGATAATGATCGGGACTAAAGCCTGTCACCGAAGCTGTGGGCTTCAACTTTTGTTGGAGCGGTAGAGGAGTATTCTATTGTAGGCTGAAGGCAGACTGTGAAGTCTGCTGGACGACGTGGAAGCAATCATGCCGGCATGAGTAGCGATAAAACAGGTGAGAATCCTGTTCACCGAAAGTCTAAGGTTTCCTGGGGAAGGTTCGTCCGCCCAGGGTTAGTCGGACCCTAAGCCGAGGCCGAAAGGCGTAGGCGATGGGAAACAGGTTAAAATTCCTGTACCACCTTAGAGACGTTTGAACTATGGGGTAACGCAGAAGTGACGATCAGCCCGCGACTGGAAATGCGGGTCTAAGCCTGTAGGGGGATCACCAGGGAAAATACGGGTGATCACAACCCTGAGAGGTGATGGGGAAACGAGCCTTCGGGCAAGCCAACTGGTCTTAATCATGCTGCCGAGAAAAACCTCTATGTGAGTCTCTCGGGTGTCCGTACCGCAAACCGACACAGGTAGACGGGGTGAGAATCCTAAGGTGCGCGAGAGAACCCCTGTTAAGGAACTAGGCAAAATGGCTCCGTAACTTCGGGAGAAGGAGTGCCTCCAAGTAGGTGAACGGACTTGCTCCGGGAGCTGAAGGGGGCCGCAGAGAAACGGCCTGGGCGACTGTTTACTAAAAACACAGGTCTCTGCTAAGTCGCAAGACGACGTATAGGGACTGACACCTGCCCGGTGCCAGTAGGTCAAGAGGAAAGGTTAGTCTTCGGACGAAGCTTTGAATCGAAGCTCTGGTAAACGGCGGCCGTAACTATAACGGTCCTAAGGTAGCGAAATTCCTTGTCGGCTAAATACCGACCTGCACGAATGGTGTAACGACTTGGGCGCTGTCTCAACAGGGGACTCGGCGAAATTGTAGTTCCGGTGAAGATGCCGGATACCCGCGACGGGACGGAAAGACCCCATGAACCTTTACTCCAGCCTGGTACTGGGTTTCGACTCAGTATGTGCAGGATAGGTGGGAGACTGTGAAGCGGGAACGTCAGTTCTCGTGGAGTCGCCCTTGAAATACCACCCTTATTGTGTTGGAATTCTAACCTCGATCCTTGAATCAGGATTGGGAACACTGCCAGGTGGGAAGTTTGGCTGGGGCGGCCGCCTCCCAAAAGATAACGGAGGCGCCCAAAGGTTCCCTCAGCGCGGTTGGTAATCGCGCGAAGAGTGTAAAGGCATAAGGGAGCTTAACTGCGAGACATACAGGTCGAGCAGATGCGAAAGCAGGGCTTAGTGACCCGGCGGTTGCGCGTGGAAGCGCCGGAGATCAACGGATAAAAGGTACTCTGGGGATAACAGGCTTATCTCCCCCAAGCGTACATAGCGACGGGGAGGTTTGGCACCTCGATGTCGGCTCATCACATCCTGGGGCTGGACAAGGTCCCAAGGGTTTCCCTGTTCGGGAATTAAAGTCGGTACGCGAGCTGGGTTTAGAACGTCGTGAGACAGTTCGGTCCCTATCTGTCGTGGGCGCAGGATATTTGAGGAGAGCTGTCCCTAGTACGAGAGGACCGGGATGGACGAACCTCTAGTGTACCAGTTGTCTCGCCAGGGGCATTGCTGGGTAGCTATGTTCGGAAGGGATAAGCGCTGAAAGCATCTAAGTGCGAAGCCCACTCCAAGATGAGATATCCCGTGGGATAACCCACCTAAAGGCTCCTTGTAGACTACAAGGTCGATAGGTCACAGGTGTAAGCGCAGCAATGCGTTCAGCCGAGTGATACTAATCAGCCGTGAGGCTTGACCTTTTTATACATTTTTCAGCAGATCGCTTCTGTGCTTTGTTTGGTGCTCAATTCGTATTCAATTAAATTTTTCCTGGTGGCTATAGCGGAGGGGAAACACCTCTTCCCATTCCGAACAGAGAAGTTAAGTCCTCCAGCGCCGATGGTACTGCTTGGGTGACCTTGTGGGAGAGTAGGTCGTTGCCAGGAATTTTAAAAAGCCCGGATTTTTATATCCGGGCTTTTTTTTGTGTTATACAAGATCAAAAGAGTACTTGACAAAACCCGTTTGTTTTGCAATTATACGCGCCTTATTTTCCGAATTTCAAAACGAGTATTTGATAATGATATTAAGGAGGTTACAGTGAATAGATACACACCTGAAGATATCAGGAACATCGCCCTGTCGGGACACGGCGGCACGGGCAAAACGTCCGTTGCCGAAGCCGTGATGTTTTCTGCCGGTGCGACCAATCGACTCGGGTCTGTGGATGAGGGAAATACGCTGTCGGATTATACCGATGCAGAGGTTGAGCGCAAAATCTCTATCAGTACATCCATGTTGCACTGCGATTGGAAGGGCACCAAAATAAATATTCTGGATGCTCCTGGTTATGCCGACTTTATTGGCGATGCAAAAACCGCGATTTGGGCATCTGATATTGCCCTTACGCTGGTCAATGCGGCCAGTGGTGTGGAGATTGGGACGGATAAGGCATTTGGTTTTGCCGATGAATTTAATCGCGCAACTGTGTTTTTAATCAATCACGTCGATAGAGAATTTGCCGATTGCGATGGTGCGGTTTCAGCAATTCAGGAGCATTTTGGAAATGGGGCTGTTCCCTTTCAGATTCCGGTCAATGCCGGTGAAGGGTTTAATCAGATCATCGATGTTTTGCAGATGAAATTGGTAACCTATACCGATGGCAAAGCTGAGGCTTCGGAGATTCCCGAGGAATGGCAAGATCAGGCTGAGGACTTGAGGGAACAGGTGGTTGAAGGGGCTGCCGAAAGTGACGACGATTTGATTGAGCGCTATTTAGAAGAAGGGGAATTGACAGATGAAGAGATCGCACAAGGATTAAAAAACGGGATGGGCAATCGCACCTTGTTTCCCATTTTTGTGAGTGCTGCCAGCAAAAATATCGGTGTTGATTTATTGCTCGATTTTTTGTCTTCCTTTGCGCCGGGTCCGCTCGACCTGCCAATTCCCACGGCATATAAAGAAGGGTCTGAAGAAGAAGTGGCACTTACTGTAAGCGATGATGATCCTTTGGCTGCCGTGGTGTTCAAAACGATTTCCGAGTCTGTGGGTGATCTGTCATTTTTGCGCGTGTATTCCGGCAGTGTCCAATCTGGCGACGATGTCTTTAATCCCAATCGCCGTGCCAATGAGCGCATCGGTCAAATTTATTCGATGAGTGGCGGAAAGCGCGAGGATATGGACGTTGTGGGCGCGGGCGATATTGGCGCGTTGATCAAGCTAAAGGATACGCATACGGGCAATACGCTTTGCAGCAGAAACACGCGCTTGCAAATTCAGTCGGTCGAATTTCCACATCCTTTGATTCGCGTGGCCGTAGAACCCAAATCGCGTGGCGACGAAGACAAAATTAGCACGGGATTGCAAAGCATTCACGAAGAAGACCCGAGCTTTGTCGCCGGGTATGACGCGGAATTGCGTCAGATTATTGCCCAGGGACAGGGCGAGTTGCATTTGACGGTTGTGTTTGACAAGTTGAAGAGCAAGTTTGGCGTGGATGTAGAGGTGACCGTACCGCGAATACCGTACCGCGAGACCATTCAATCGCGTGCAGAAGCGCAGTATCGGCACAGAAAACAAAGCGGTGGACGCGGTCAATATGGCGAAGCTTATTTGCGCATTGCGCCCAGGCAGCGCGGTGATGGCTTTGAATTTATTGACGAGGTCGTAGGCGGTGCGATTCCCGGGAAATTTATTCCGGCTGTTGAAAAGGGGGTCGTGGAATGCATGCAACGCGGTGTGCTCGCCGGGTATCCCGTTGTCGATACACAGGTCACGGTTTACGATGGGTCCTTCCATCCGGTTGATTCTTCTGATATGGCTTTTAAGCTGGCCGGTTCC
Proteins encoded in this window:
- the hemL gene encoding glutamate-1-semialdehyde-2,1-aminomutase is translated as MNTRSKTLFDAAQQVIPGGVNSPARAFGPVGGDPLFIVKGEGARIVDADGKSYIDFVGSWGPLILGHAHPEIVAAVNAAAAGGTSFGAPTEIEVKMAQLVTEMVPSVEMVRMVNSGTEATMSAIRLARGHTGRNKIVKFEGCWHGHADSFLIQAGSSALTMGAPSSPGVTPGTAADSITVPFNDLEAVEKAVVENRDEIAAVIVEPMAGNMGVIPPVPGFLQGLRDITAEMGIVLIFDEVITGFRVSQGGAQEHYGVTPDLTTLGKIIGGGLPVGAFGGRREIMSDISPLGKMVSQAGTLSGNPLAMTAGYETLRRLQEPGVYEVLEAKAQALETGISENLKALGLKYQTNRVGSIMTLFFTEVPVTSFDAANACDQDLFARYFREMLNRGVYLAPSQFEAAFVSLAHSDADIDETIKANYEALKACIN
- the fusA gene encoding elongation factor G — translated: MNRYTPEDIRNIALSGHGGTGKTSVAEAVMFSAGATNRLGSVDEGNTLSDYTDAEVERKISISTSMLHCDWKGTKINILDAPGYADFIGDAKTAIWASDIALTLVNAASGVEIGTDKAFGFADEFNRATVFLINHVDREFADCDGAVSAIQEHFGNGAVPFQIPVNAGEGFNQIIDVLQMKLVTYTDGKAEASEIPEEWQDQAEDLREQVVEGAAESDDDLIERYLEEGELTDEEIAQGLKNGMGNRTLFPIFVSAASKNIGVDLLLDFLSSFAPGPLDLPIPTAYKEGSEEEVALTVSDDDPLAAVVFKTISESVGDLSFLRVYSGSVQSGDDVFNPNRRANERIGQIYSMSGGKREDMDVVGAGDIGALIKLKDTHTGNTLCSRNTRLQIQSVEFPHPLIRVAVEPKSRGDEDKISTGLQSIHEEDPSFVAGYDAELRQIIAQGQGELHLTVVFDKLKSKFGVDVEVTVPRIPYRETIQSRAEAQYRHRKQSGGRGQYGEAYLRIAPRQRGDGFEFIDEVVGGAIPGKFIPAVEKGVVECMQRGVLAGYPVVDTQVTVYDGSFHPVDSSDMAFKLAGSFAFQNAFMDARPILLEPIYKVHVVVPDSYMGDVMADLNGRRGRIQGMDPEGNFQVIHAEVPLADLYKYSTSLRSMTQGTGDYTMEFSHYESAPHDVTQKVIEASEHDRELVEA
- a CDS encoding HEAT repeat domain-containing protein; amino-acid sequence: MYQLKKILPVLLLFLCGCSSPHGDYLRQLRSGTVAQRVDAAAFLGAQRVFEAVPHLRAALRDSVASVRTKAAWALGMLRAKEALRDLIRMLGDKDRDVRQIVAWALMQIEEPEAILALERAMASESDAWVKKDMERAVRYLKQFDGEADVEEGRVRGEFF